The following proteins are encoded in a genomic region of Microbacterium sp. NC79:
- a CDS encoding DNA alkylation repair protein, whose amino-acid sequence MTTVQDVLDELATLEDPKARAINERHGDDHGVNLSKLRALAKRIGMNRALAGELWDTDITPARLVALLISRPKEYTTAELDRMLRESRTPKTTDWLVNYIAKKSPLASELRNAWFADSDAHVRAAGWALTTDRVVKKPAGLDLEALLDQIEGEMASASGTLQWNMNETLATIGIHHPHLRARALEIGERLEVLKDYPTPPNCTSPFAPTWINEIVRRREGEK is encoded by the coding sequence ATGACCACCGTGCAGGATGTGCTTGATGAACTAGCCACGTTGGAAGATCCCAAGGCGCGCGCCATCAACGAACGCCACGGAGACGATCACGGCGTCAACCTCTCGAAGCTCCGCGCGCTGGCGAAACGCATCGGCATGAACCGTGCGCTGGCCGGCGAACTGTGGGACACCGACATCACGCCTGCACGCCTCGTTGCGTTACTGATCAGTCGCCCCAAGGAGTACACCACCGCCGAGCTCGATCGCATGCTGCGGGAGTCGCGCACCCCGAAAACAACGGACTGGCTGGTCAACTACATCGCGAAGAAGTCTCCGCTCGCGTCAGAACTGCGTAACGCTTGGTTCGCCGACTCTGATGCCCACGTTCGTGCCGCAGGGTGGGCGCTGACGACCGATCGCGTCGTGAAGAAGCCCGCGGGCCTTGATCTGGAGGCGTTGCTTGACCAGATCGAGGGCGAAATGGCGTCCGCGTCTGGCACCCTGCAGTGGAATATGAACGAGACGCTCGCCACCATCGGGATCCATCACCCGCATTTACGAGCGCGGGCGCTTGAGATTGGCGAACGGCTCGAAGTTCTCAAGGACTACCCGACTCCCCCAAACTGCACCTCGCCATTCGCACCGACGTGGATTAACGAGATCGTCCGTCGTCGCGAAGGCGAAAAATAG
- a CDS encoding 3-methyladenine DNA glycosylase produces MLTAAHRARSLRHEKHPVWDFLFTYYSYKPTVMRKWHPGVGVALADGANTSRAEMRWYVTDADGTTRLDTAAFAELRGGGVQHVVSLLRATATRPGRFDCFGMHEWAMVYRQDEHRHAAPLRLGQAGTDAVVEAADLKCTHYDAYRFFTPEAIPRNSVAPTRQLQLAMEQPGCLHAGMDLYKWALKLGPLVPGHILLDSFELARDIRLLDMQASPYDITAWGYPAVAVETPAGKAEYVQRQREFAARAEALREAMISAVTTFEETA; encoded by the coding sequence ATGCTCACCGCCGCCCATCGTGCGCGGTCCCTGCGTCATGAGAAGCATCCAGTCTGGGACTTTCTGTTCACCTACTATTCGTACAAGCCGACGGTCATGCGCAAGTGGCACCCAGGAGTCGGCGTCGCGTTGGCCGATGGCGCGAACACGTCCCGTGCCGAAATGCGCTGGTATGTCACGGATGCCGACGGAACCACGCGGCTGGATACGGCAGCGTTCGCGGAGTTGCGTGGCGGCGGCGTGCAGCACGTGGTGTCACTCCTGCGCGCTACGGCGACCAGGCCAGGCCGTTTCGATTGCTTTGGCATGCACGAGTGGGCCATGGTCTACCGTCAAGATGAACATCGCCACGCTGCGCCCTTACGTCTGGGGCAAGCAGGCACCGATGCGGTCGTCGAGGCCGCCGATCTGAAATGCACGCACTACGACGCCTACCGATTTTTTACACCCGAAGCGATACCGCGAAACTCCGTCGCCCCCACCAGGCAACTGCAGCTGGCGATGGAACAGCCCGGGTGCCTGCACGCCGGCATGGATCTCTATAAGTGGGCGCTGAAACTGGGGCCACTCGTGCCCGGGCATATCCTGCTTGATTCGTTTGAGCTGGCACGAGATATTCGCCTGCTCGACATGCAGGCATCGCCATACGACATCACCGCATGGGGCTATCCGGCTGTTGCGGTAGAAACCCCGGCTGGCAAGGCTGAGTATGTGCAACGTCAACGTGAATTCGCAGCACGTGCTGAAGCGCTTCGCGAAGCCATGATTTCAGCAGTGACCACCTTTGAGGAGACGGCATGA